In the genome of Mastomys coucha isolate ucsf_1 unplaced genomic scaffold, UCSF_Mcou_1 pScaffold21, whole genome shotgun sequence, the window aacaaggtcacacttcctccaacaaggtcacacctcctaatagtgccactccctggaccaagcatattcaaaccaccacacacacacacacacacaaaaaatgtatTGCTGGGCCAAGGAGAAGCTGGGGAAGTGAAAACATCAGCCACAGAAGCCTGGTGATTCCAGTTTAAtcctcagagcccacataaaaagccagaggCAGTGTCAAgtgtctgtaaccccagaaccCCTACAGCAGAATGGGACAAGAGAACTGCTTAGAAAGAAACTCATGGGCTGGCTAGACTAGAGTACACTggacagcagaaacaagagagaccctatctaacaaacaagcaggagggagagaatgacTCCTGTAAGTATtgctctgacctccaaatgcataCCATAGCATGTAAATGCACAGACATCATAGaataagacagacagacttgTTGAAGCACCTGGAAATGTTTTAGGCACTCATTGGTTCACTCATTGGGGCAATACTCACTAATCACCAGGTTCCAGTGCCCCTTACTCAACATAGCTGGCCATGTGCATTGCAGTGCACCTTTGTGTGCAGGTTATGCATCTGCATAAGCAAATACAGTCTGCACACTATGTTTTTACCTCACTGGTTCTCCCCATTTCTGAGAGGGGAGGACTGAACTTCATAAAAGAAAGCTGAAAGACTTGCGATAATGTTCCCAAGAGGCTGGGaataggggatggagagagaagtcTTCCTTGTTGAATGTCACCAGCTGCAGGgtggagaaaggacagaaaagcTTTACTTTGTAAGCTCAGTGTATAGACTGAGTCAGGCCAGCGTCATCTCTGGGTGACAAGCTGTCGGGAAACAGAATGTTCACACATGCCAATGTGTCACTCCATGCAAGCCTGGCTCCCTCAAGGAGGGTGGGTAGGCTCAGCACAGAGACACCTCAGCCAAGTGATCAGATTAACTTGCCCAGCAATGCAAAGTCTGTGATGCATTCACTAGGGACATCAAAGCAAACCCCCTAGACCTCACGCCCAGTTCAGAGGACATACAACAAACAGAAGAACAGATAAGATAtgaggacacagaaagaaaaatcatacaCAGTGGCAGTGTGGCAGTTTCTGGAAGCAAGAACCAAGGATGTGTGGCATCCTAAAAGATATGACCTGACTCTTCCAAAAGTTAATGCCGTATAAAAGAAGTAGGGAGATCATTCTAGATTGTCAAAGATTTAGACCTAACCACCAGCTGCAATACGTTTGCTTGAATCAAATCATAGTtttggctcagcgggtaagagcactgactgctcttccgaaggtcctgagttcggatcccagcaaccacatggtggctcacaaccacccacaatgagatcggacgccctcttctggtgtgtctgacgacagctgcagaaaattacgccagagcgagcgggccaaagcgagcctgagcagaggtcctgagatcaacagcagccacacacatgatcgaacacagtcatctgtacagctacagtgtactcatacacataaagatgaaataaaataattctttaaaaaaaaagaattatgataCACAGTCATAGGACAGATTTGAATATAAACAATATTACAGAGCTTATATATTCATCAACTTTAATAATAGAATCATATTTATATAAGTGAAAAGGAAAAATGCCCATATCTTCCTCCTCactatctgatatgtgacccctcaatggggtcaagacccacaggttaaaAATCTCTCTAATAAGGTGAAGGATAAAGAACCAGAGGATAAGAGATGAGATCTGGCAGGAATAGAATTTCTGCCCTGGTACCCTTCCTATCTATCCCAGGATGAGTTCACCAGTCCAGAAACTCTCTGGACCATGTTGTTATGGATTTCTGTGCCTACACCTTACAGGAATTCTCATCTGATTAAACCTCACTCAATATGTGATTCCTGGCCCCTtccaggagaagagggagaagggctgAGAGTCGTAGGTTTCTAATGACAGTTGGATCTTTCTGGTATCCAGCTCTATTAAGAAGCTATCTAGAAGCCACCAAGACTCTCCTCACTAGGACAAGTGACACCGTGGACTCCTAGAAAATTCCAAGGGACTTAGGAACTCAGTGAAGAAACCAGAGGCAGACAGTAAATACATACACTTTTTATTATATCACTCTAAGATAAATGCCCTTGCTCCGAGGAGGCACAGGCTGAAGGATGAGGATTTAAAGTGAAGAAACTCGTCAGCTATGATGGGCTtgtctttaaatgatttttatatgtGGACATACCTGGACATTATCTAAAATATATGTTCAGGTCAGTAGTgtgttcagcaggtaaaagcacctgCCAATAAACCTGATAACCTGATTTTGATCTCTGAAACCCACAGAATGATAGGAGAGAATCTATTTGCCTTTTGACCTGCACATACACAACatggtatatacatacacacacatgtatataatatatatgtatatgtatataatagattatatattattatatattatgtactgTATGTTGtatgttacatatttttatatatataataaattgacaagcagagagaaaagcaaattGAGTAAATAAATCTAGATGAAGGATGCAAGTTGTCAATTCTCCATACATTTAACAAATTTTATTAAAGACTAACGAGTCTATTTCCCAAGATAATTCATTAATATTGTCCCCCAGCACATGACAGACTATATATAACAGCCCAGTGTTATGCATGAAACTCATAACCTCAAGCCCAGCTGGGCTGGGTCCTAGTTCTAACGGGAAATATGGCTACAGATTGTAATTAAAACTGGGTGCTTTTTTTCTGTGGTTGCACACATAAGGTTCTAACAGCAAGGGGCTTGAGGGAACAACCcagtagttatttttctttctcagctagGTGCAATCTCTACCAATGAaaaccacatcttttttttttaagcctgagaAGGTAGGCTTTCATGCCTGCTTAGCTCCCTGGCAGAGTTTCAGGCCTCATTAGAAGTGGAGATTATTAAAAAGAATTGTACACACTTCCTAATTTTGTTTTCCAGTGAATCAAAGGTCATCTTCGTCAGCCTTCAGTAAATCTCCAGAACACCTCAGCAGCTTGATTGCTAATTAGCATGTAGGGGTGGAGAGGGAAGGGCCTTCCACAACAGTCCCACATAGTGGAGTGCACAGAACCGCACTCTATGTCGTCAGCACCCCCTTGGAAACCTTACGGTGCCAAAATACTGGAAAGTCACAAGCACCCAATGGAAAGTATCAGCTCCAACTCCTTGAGGCAGGATGTGACATTCCCACACACTGGTTTCCTCACCCTGCCCACATATACTCAGGCTTGGCCCCCTCTGGTTACCTGTCTAGTTCTCCTACACACATAAGCAAGCCATGCATTCATCTATTTAACAAGTTTCTATTGACAGCTCTCTCCCTATCAAGACTGGGGCTAGAAACCAGAGCTGGGGCAGTGAACAGCCACAGAAGTTCCACACTCAATCGTAACGCCCTCTAATAGCTTCACCATAGAAACTAGAGCCCCAGACCTAAAGGATAAGCAACATACCCTGCTTTCATAGATTCCCTCAGAAATCACAGTCAGGTAGCTATGCTCGTGATAGTTGATGTCTATTCGTGGCTCAGAAGCAGAAAGCCTCTAgggagccacacacacacagctgcattgattattgtcactgtgacaaaatgtctgGTAAAGACAACGtatggaaggaaaggaaacttGCTTTGGCTCACTGTTCTGAGGATTGCAGCCCATCTCAGTGGGGAACACATGACAGAATCCATAGCGGTCATGGTAGGAGCAGGTGGGAAAGAATTCCTTCTCACGAGGAAGCAGAGAGTAGCTGGAGCTAGGTGCTGGGCTGTGATCTGTTAAAAATGCACCCCTAGGCACCTACTTCTACCTCCTAGGTCAAACTTCCTAAGGTATCCATAGCTTCCAAAAATAACCACCAGCCACTGAAAAAGACCCTGAACCATGAATCTATTGGGGATGTTTCATCCAAACCATTCTACACACCTGAGCTTCAACCCCTTGGAGAAGCTGTCCAAGCCAAGCTTCTCACTGTGGATGATGGTAGGACATTCCTCCAAGAACATCTACCAAGTCTCCTAGGGTCCATGGGCAGACTACCTCCCACTGTCTGCTATCTGTCTTGCAAAGGTTGTTCTGGTTATAGGACAAGAGGGTGCCGTGAGAGAGCCTTGATTCACTCCAGAGACTCTGGCAACCTGGGTTGGCCAGTCATGGTCTCTGGCTTCTCACCTCACTAGGACCTTTGTTAAAATggtcacacctttaattccagcactcagaaggcagaggcaggtgactccaggacaaccagagctagacagagaaatcctgcctcaaaaaaacccaaacaacgacaacaacaaaataaaaaatgctctCTGGGCTCCTTCCAGCAACCATGTCTGACAAACCTGCTATGGCTGAGATGGAGAAATTTGATAAGTcgaaattgaagaagacagaaACGC includes:
- the LOC116100927 gene encoding thymosin beta-4, with amino-acid sequence MSDKPAMAEMEKFDKSKLKKTETQEKNPLPSKETIEQEKQAGELY